Proteins from one Cicer arietinum cultivar CDC Frontier isolate Library 1 chromosome 3, Cicar.CDCFrontier_v2.0, whole genome shotgun sequence genomic window:
- the LOC101509384 gene encoding albumin-1 D-like — MAYVKLPPLTLFLLATFLITFSTKKVGATCTGVCSFYDSNPCGGNYCFCHFLDVGDYKGICIDRSFFIKTVDEDPNLCQTHAECTKKGSGNFCGRYPNPNIKYGRCFASNTEAEEFSNKFSYYSSRFIKDFLNMPVVA, encoded by the exons ATGGCTTATGTTAAGCTCCCTCCTTTGACTCTCTTCTTGCTTGCCACATTCT TAATTACGTTCTCGACGAAGAAGGTTGGAGCAACTTGTACGGGTGTGTGTTCTTTCTATGATAGTAATCCATGCGGTGGTAACTATTGCTTCTGTCACTTTCTTGATGTAGGAGATTATAAGGGAATATGCATTGATCGATCATTTTTCATAAAAACAGTAGATGAAGATCCTAACTTATGTCAAACTCATGCTGAATGTACAAAGAAAGGAAGTGGAAACTTTTGCGGTCGTTATCctaatccaaatataaaatacgGAAGGTGTTTTGCATCTAACACTGAGGCCGAAGAATTCTCCAACAAGTTTTCTTATTACTCCTCTAGATTCATAAAAGACTTCTTGAATATGCCTGTAGTTGCTTAA
- the LOC105852947 gene encoding uncharacterized protein, which yields MWGRNSAPTPTKVRTKMIKEMDEPRVDATIYRQLIDSLRYLCNTRPDLAYNIGIVSGFMEEPNRKSTPRKQNVVALSSCETEYIATTHGASQAQWMNMLMKELRIQDKQVTKLKVNNKFAIHLAKDLVAHGRNKLRDQVSFFERSGQ from the exons ATGTGGGGACGTAACTCAGCCCCAACACCAACTAAGGTGAGAACGAAGATGATAAAGGAGATGGATGAACCAAGAGTAGATGCCACCATATACAGACAATTGATAGACTCCCTAAGATACCTTTGCAACACTAGACCTGATCTTGCATACAATATTGGAATAGTTAGTGGGTTTATGGAGGAGCCAA ATAGAAAAAGCACTCCAAG GAAACAAAATGTTGTGGCATTATCAAGTTGTGAGACCGAGTATATAGCAACTACACATGGAGCTAGCCAAGCACAATGGATGAACATGTTGATGAAAGAGCTGAGAATACAAGATAAACAAGTGACAAAGCTGAAAGTGAACAACAAATTTGCAATCCATCTAGCAAAAGACCTGGTGGCTCATGGGAGAAACAAACTTAGAGATCAAGTATCATTTTTTGAAAGATCAGGTCAATAA